In Candidatus Margulisiibacteriota bacterium, the genomic stretch TGGCATTGTAAATAAATTATACAGCATGTATTAATTTTTGACAATAGGTGTATAAAAATTAAACAGCTCCATGCGGGGAACGGTCATTGAGCAAGGTCGAAATGACCGGCATATTTTACTCAGCGCTTAGATTTTTGCCATAACTCTAAGAAAAATAACAGCGCAAAACAAACAGCTCAATAGCATGGCATAAAAATTGTTTATTAACCGGCGTCTGAGCTTAACGAATGCTAGCAAAATTAAGCAAAGGCGGATCCGCGAAACACGCGGAATATTTTATAGAAAGGAGATGGTATGTATGCTGCCAACATTATTTAGGAGAGGGGATTTTGGTGATCTGCTGGACAGGGTATTTGAAAGCCCGCTGGAGATCGAGCGCGGACGGGGCTTTTACCCGCGGGTCGACATTCATGAGGACGAGGACAATGTCTATGTCGAGGCGGACCTGGCCGGTCTTGACCAAAAGGACATCAAGATCGAGGTTGACGAGGACAATGTTTTGAAACTAGCCGGCGAACGCGAATACAAGAAAGAGGATGGGAATAAAAATTATCATCGCGTGGAGCGGCAGTATGGGCGTTTTGAGCGGAGCTTTGCGCTCGGTCAAAATGTCGAGGCGGACAAGACCAAAGCTGAATTTAAGAATGGCGAATTGAAATTGACCATTCCCAAAAAAGCCGAGAAAAAACCGCGCGCGATCGAGATCAAGTAGAACAAATTTGTGAGTTTTAGATGGTGAGTATATTTACTTACGTACGCGCGGCAAATATATCAAGGTGCGCGATGTGTTGCGCAATCTAAAAATAGTTCCGGTCGCCGAAAATGAGGCCCATACGGTCGTGACCGTCTATGACGTCCTGGAATATACCGTTGCCAATCTGCCGCCCCAGAAGCGTATGCGATGGTAAGTTGGGATTATAACCTATTAGGTATATACATACAGGCAATTTGTTAACAAGTTGTCTGTATTGTTATATCTTAGTATGCATTGTTTGGTACCAAGTAATATAAAAACTATTGACAGTAATATTGAATTCGTATAAAATGTGCAAATATGGTGCAGCCTATATCAAATGATAACTATACGAAGCAAAAGCTGGTCAGCAAAGCCTGCGAGATCTTTAGGAGCGGCGGCTACAGCAACGAGACTATTGACCATATTTGCGAAGCGGCCGGCATTTCTAAAAACACTTACTATTATTACTTCAAGTCCAAAGAAGATCTGCTCCTGGCCTGCATCGGTGAATTCGAAAGTATTTCCTCGCGCCGCCTGGCCGATATTTTTTTGTCCGGCGAAAATTATTTTGAACAGCTCTGGCTGATCCAGAAGCAGGTCTTCGATTTTATCCGCGGCGCCGGCATCGATTTTATCCGCGAATTGAAAGACGTACATTCCATTCACGATATTTTCTTTGTGAAAAAAGAATGGCAGGATGATTTTGAGCTGAAGCTCGCCATTATTCGCAAAGCGCAAGAGGCTGGCGAGGTGCGCAATCAAACTGAATCCCGGACGCTGGCCATAACTATCGGTATTACCTTTATGGGCATTTTTTCTGCCTGGATTTCGTCCGGACTGAGGTTTGATATAGAAAAATTTTTGCGTTCGTGTATGGAAAATATTATGGATCTGCGCCCGGACCTGCGGCAGGGAGAGGATTTGTTTGAACTGAGCTCTCCGCTGTTCAAAAAAAAGGAGACACAATGAGTTTTCTTGACTTTAAATGGCAAAAGGTATTGAATAGCGGCTCTTTTATGCGGGGGAAATACTTTTTATTGGCGGCATTTTTGGGGACAGCGGTGAGCGCGCAGACTTTGACGCTGGAAGAAAGCATTGCTTACGCGCTGCAGCACAGCCCGCAGCATAAGATCATTTACAAAGACCGCGAGATCGGCAAGTCTCAAGCACGGCAGGGCTATGCCGCGGTATTGCCGCAGCTGAGCTTGAGTTATTCTGACGCGGCGGTTAAAACTCCTCAGTCGGATGTAGCCCCGACGAACCCAGACCCGATGTTGCAAAATTTGCTGAGTATGTTTGGCGGAAGCGAAGATGAGACTAAAACCAAGTCAGAAGAATTTACCGGTCAGCAGCTTTTGTTTAGTTTTAGCGGACTGGCCGCGATCGGCGCGTCCTGGTCGTCCGGCAAACTGACCGATTATATTTACGCTGATGCCAGCGAACAATTCGTGCTGTCTGTGCGCCGGGCTTTTTTTGACCTGCAGGCGGCGAACGCCATGCGGAGTCTGGCCGCTGATCTGGCCGTGCTGACGGACACTTACGCGCGCAACGCCGAGCTGATGTTTGGGAGCGGCTTGACTTCGCGCAAAGAAATGCTGGATGTCCATATTCAAGCCTACGAAGCCCAAAAAAATCTGACCAACGCCGAGAAAGCGGCGGCGGCGGCGCGCTACAATTTTAATATCACGATCGGTCTGCCGGTCAGCGAAACCGTGCAGCTGGTTGCTTACAATGTGGAGGTCGCGGCAGACATTTTGACGAAAAATTTTGACGCCGCCGCCTTGACGGAAGAGGCCTATAGCCTGCGTCCCTCCTATCTGGCCGCGCAGGAAGCTGTGTGGCTCAATCAAGTCGATCATTTCAACGCCTGGAGCAGCTCTTTGCCAGCGGTCTATTATTCTTATAGCAAGAAAAAAACAACTTACGACCCCGAGTCCCTGATGACTTCGTCCGGTGAGACGGAAACCAACGCAATCAGCGTGAAGTGGAATTTTTTTGCCGGTGGCGCCAATTGGTTTAAGATCCACGAAAAAGCTAATAACAGCGACCGTCAGAAAGAACAATTGAAACTAGCGCGTAGCCGTTTGCTGGTGGAGATTCAGAATTCGTTCGACGAAGTGAAAGCGCAGGCGCAGAATATTTTAACCGTGCGCGCGCAGGACGCGCTGGCCGCTGAAGCTTTGGCCATTGCCAAAATTGATTTTGAGTCCGGCAACGGCACGGCGACGCAGCTCAATGACGCGATTGCCCGGCAGCAAAGCGCCGGAAATGATTTGATTCGCGCGCTGTATGATTATGAATATGCCCGCGCCAAATTAAATTACGCGGCCGGACAGCAGGTCTTATAGAAAAGTTATAAAGAATAAAAAAATAAGATAAAGAATAAAAGAAGGAGTTTTGTATGAAAAAAATTTTAGTTCCGATACTGGCGGCGCTGATATTGACCGGCTGCGGTGGCCCAAAAATCGCGCCGCCACCGCGCTTGACCAAAGTCGCGGCTCTGACCCTGACTCCCGCTCCGGCCGTTAACACACAGGAATATCCGGGGCTGCTGGCGCCGCTGTATAAAATGAACGTTAACACTAATACTGGCGGCATTGTGGAAGCGGTCTTTGTTGAGCTGGGGCAGGCCGTGAAAAAAGGACAGCCTCTGGCCAGGCTGGAGTCTGAAGTGTATACCGCCCAGCACGATCAGGCTAAAGCGGCTTACGATCTGGCCAAAACTTCTTTTGACCGGCAAAAAGCCCTGCACGCGGCGGAAGTGATCTCGCAGCAGGCTTTTGAAACGGCGGAGTCGCAGTTTAAGCAGGCGGAGGCCGCCTACAATGTGGCGAAAAAAAATCTGGAGGACTGCATTTTAACCGCGCCGCGCGACGGTGTGGTGTCTTTTATCAATTACGATGTAGGCGACAACGCTTCCCGCGGCTCGGCTTTCATTGTGGTTGCGGATTACAGCAAAGTTATTTTGCGGATCGGCGTGGTAGATCAGGATATTGCCAAGGTGCAGATCGGTCAAAGCGCGGCGGTATCTATCGACGATCTGAGCCGCGTTTATACCGGCAAAGTGCTCGGCGCGGGTTCGCTGGCTGACGACAA encodes the following:
- a CDS encoding TetR/AcrR family transcriptional regulator, whose product is MVQPISNDNYTKQKLVSKACEIFRSGGYSNETIDHICEAAGISKNTYYYYFKSKEDLLLACIGEFESISSRRLADIFLSGENYFEQLWLIQKQVFDFIRGAGIDFIRELKDVHSIHDIFFVKKEWQDDFELKLAIIRKAQEAGEVRNQTESRTLAITIGITFMGIFSAWISSGLRFDIEKFLRSCMENIMDLRPDLRQGEDLFELSSPLFKKKETQ
- a CDS encoding Hsp20/alpha crystallin family protein, whose product is MLPTLFRRGDFGDLLDRVFESPLEIERGRGFYPRVDIHEDEDNVYVEADLAGLDQKDIKIEVDEDNVLKLAGEREYKKEDGNKNYHRVERQYGRFERSFALGQNVEADKTKAEFKNGELKLTIPKKAEKKPRAIEIK
- a CDS encoding efflux RND transporter periplasmic adaptor subunit, with amino-acid sequence MKKILVPILAALILTGCGGPKIAPPPRLTKVAALTLTPAPAVNTQEYPGLLAPLYKMNVNTNTGGIVEAVFVELGQAVKKGQPLARLESEVYTAQHDQAKAAYDLAKTSFDRQKALHAAEVISQQAFETAESQFKQAEAAYNVAKKNLEDCILTAPRDGVVSFINYDVGDNASRGSAFIVVADYSKVILRIGVVDQDIAKVQIGQSAAVSIDDLSRVYTGKVLGAGSLADDKTGAYPVRIEIDNPAGLIKPGMFGRAKLTLEYYARAKVVPLDTLVLRGESKGLYEIASGNIVRFTPVTVNFEFEDKAYVQTPLAFGRQIVAKGQEFVVDGEEVEIVTANY
- a CDS encoding TolC family protein, translated to MSFLDFKWQKVLNSGSFMRGKYFLLAAFLGTAVSAQTLTLEESIAYALQHSPQHKIIYKDREIGKSQARQGYAAVLPQLSLSYSDAAVKTPQSDVAPTNPDPMLQNLLSMFGGSEDETKTKSEEFTGQQLLFSFSGLAAIGASWSSGKLTDYIYADASEQFVLSVRRAFFDLQAANAMRSLAADLAVLTDTYARNAELMFGSGLTSRKEMLDVHIQAYEAQKNLTNAEKAAAAARYNFNITIGLPVSETVQLVAYNVEVAADILTKNFDAAALTEEAYSLRPSYLAAQEAVWLNQVDHFNAWSSSLPAVYYSYSKKKTTYDPESLMTSSGETETNAISVKWNFFAGGANWFKIHEKANNSDRQKEQLKLARSRLLVEIQNSFDEVKAQAQNILTVRAQDALAAEALAIAKIDFESGNGTATQLNDAIARQQSAGNDLIRALYDYEYARAKLNYAAGQQVL